Genomic DNA from Calditrichota bacterium:
CGTGGACTTTCACGGCCCCAGCATTCCGAAGCTGATGGGTCTCGAACAGCGTACCGTGGCCATCGAGCAAGGGGCGATGCTGCCTGTGGACTGCGGTCCGCACCTGAAGGTCATGTCTTTGGGCCTGCTGCTGCCCAGCGAAGACGATGCCGTCATTTGGCGCGGCCCCTTGAAAATGGGGGTCATCAAGCAGCTTCTCAAGGACGTGCAATGGGGCCGCTTGGACTACCTGATCGTGGACAGCCCTCCTGGCACAGGCGATGAGCCACTCTCGGTGGCGCAGCTCCTCACGCCGCCGGTGGGCGCCATCGTGGTGACCCAGCCGCAGCAACTTTCCACT
This window encodes:
- a CDS encoding Mrp/NBP35 family ATP-binding protein, which codes for MTRKRNEGKTMTGPQDEVRDVSAQEAMESLELAKRLAQIRYKILVLSGKGGVGKSTVAANLAVALAAMGRHVGLLDVDFHGPSIPKLMGLEQRTVAIEQGAMLPVDCGPHLKVMSLGLLLPSEDDAVIWRGPLKMGVIKQLLKDVQWGRLDYLIVDSPPGTGDEPLSVAQLLTPPVGAIVVTQPQQLSTADVRRSIRFCQRVGMPVLGVIENMSGFVCPHCGG